The Pseudanabaena sp. ABRG5-3 genome includes the window AGCGGATTACGAGAATGTCGCCTGCATTGATCTTATTATCGAGAATTGCTGCGAGAGAATCTTCTTCTGATTCAAAAACACGAGCAGGTCCAGTGATGATAGGATTTTTGACACCAGAGATTTTAGCGACAGCACCTTCTTCAGCAAGATTACCTCTAAGAATGGCGAGATGTCCTTGCTTGTACATGGGGCGATCCCAAGGACGGATTACATCTTGATCGGCGCGAGGTTCGGCAGGAATATCCTTGAGAAGTTCTTCAACGGTTTGACCAGTGATCGTGATGCAATCGCCATGTAATAAGCCATGAGCTAAAAGCATCTTCATCACTTGAGGAATACCACCTGCTTTGTGGAGGTCGGTGGCTACATACTTGCCTGAAGGCTTGAGGTCACAGAGAACAGGCACACGCTCACGAATACGCTCGAAATCATCAAGGTTCCATTCCACACCTGCGGAATGGGCGATCGCTAAAAAGTGCAAGACGGCATTTGTCGATCCACCCACTGCCATAACTACGGAAATGGCATTCTCAATCGATTTGCGGGTGATGATGTCGCGAGGTAATAAATTATTGCGAATCGCATTGACTAAAACTGTACCCGCCAGTTCTGTATTGGCGGCTTTTTCAGGAGCAACGGCGGACATGGTAGAGGAATACATCAAGCTCATGCCCATTGCCTCAAATGCGGAAGACATGGTGTTAGCTGTGTACATCCCCCCACAAGATCCAGCCCCCGGACAAGCATTACGCTCAACAGAATTAAGTCTTACTTCATCAATTCTGCCTGCACTATATTGTCCGACCGCTTCAAAGGAGCTAACTACTGTCAAGTCTTCACCATCTAAATGTCCGGGTTCGATCGTGCCACCATAGACAAATAATGCAGGAATGTTCATTCTAGCCATAGCAATCATTGCTCCTGGCATATTCTTATCACAGCCCCCGATCGCTAAAACACCATCCATGCTTTGACCTGTGCAAGCAGTTTCAATGGAGTCCGCAATGACATCACGGGAAACGAGGGAATATTTCATCCCCTCAGTTCCCATGGAGATCCCATCGCTGATGGTGATTGTGCCGAAAACTTGGGGCATCCCATTCGCGGCACGAATTCCTGCCTCGGCGCGGATAGCTAAAGGTGCAATACCCATATTGCAAGGAGTAATTGTGCTATGGGCGCTTGCAACACCGACAATAGGTTTAGTAAAATCTGAGTCTTGGAAACCAACGGCGCGTAACATGGCGCGGTTAGGCGATCGCTGAACGCCTTCGGTAATTGCACGACTGCGGCGATTATCGGACATAGTTCAAATCTCTTGAGTTAGCTTAACTAAAACATTTTAGAATTTTTAGACCCCAGCAGAATAAATTTGGACTATCGGCAATCACCATAATGCAACTTCAAAAGTCTTCATCCCATACTTCATCGAGTCGGCTCAATCGTTACACTGTTCATGGTATTGCCGCTTTGAGTATGGGATTACTCCTATATGGCTGTGGGGAAAATCGAGTTACTCAATGTAACAAATTTGTTACGGTTGCTAATAAAACCAAAGACTTAGTAGCTCCCAAGGACGCGGCAAGTTTTACGCAGCTTGCGGACAAAATCGAGCAAATTCGTACTGAGACACAGGCGATCGCCGTTAAGGACTCACAGCTTAAAGATTTGCAAGCTAAACTCTTGAGTATGTATGGTGATGTGTCATTGGCACTAAAGGCTCAGGCAAAGGCGTTAGAAGCTAAGGATACTAATGCTCAGACCAAAGCTAAACAGGATTTAGAAACAGCGGCAGGTAAGGAGAGCGATTTGGTCGATTCGATAAATACGCTATGTGCTAAATAACTCTAAATCCTGAACTGCCCGCTAAGCGGGCAGTTCAGGATTTAGAAATAGTTTTTAATTAAAACATTGAGTATGTCGCGAGGTTGAGAACATGATTATTGCCGTAAAACCTACTCAGCAATGGCAGCAAGCGACTTGGCAAGACTATGAAGCGATGCGAGATGAGGAAAATGGCGATCGCTGTAAATTGTTTTTTGATAATCAACGCTTGTGGTTAGAAATGGGTGCAGAAGGGATTAATCATGCTAGATTTGGCGACCTATTTGCCATGATTTTGGCTTTTTGGGCGGCAAAATTTCCAGATGTTAAATTAAGTACTTTTGGCGGCTGTCAGTTAGAAAAAAAGGGGCGTAGAGCGATTGCTCCCGATATGGTTGTGTATGTTGGTGAAGATGCCCCCACTTGGAAAACTGGTCAATCGCGGTTTATTGATCTGGACAATTGGCGATCGCCTGATTTAGTTGGAGAAATCTCTGATACGACATTGGCGATCGATCTAGATGAAAAAAAGCGGCTTTACGCAGATTTAGGAATTTCTGAATATTGGGTGATTGATGTTCGTGCTTATCGTCTATTTGCTTTTAAATTAGATGAAACTGGCGTTTATCAACAATGCGAAGTCTCTCATGTTCTACCAAATTTGGCGATCGCTTTGTTAGAACAAACTGTAGAACTGTTAGCTACAAAAACGAATACTGAAGCCGCAATCTGGTTTTCTCAGCAAATTGCCGCACATTCTTAGATACTGGTGGCACAAAGTGCCTATCAAGTCCTGAGTTTTTGAAACCAAGCTTGCAATAACTCTTGGCATTCCTGTTCGCGAATTCCTGCGATCGCTTCCAAGTTATGAAAAGACACAGGACTATCGGGTAAATTGGCTACTGTCCGAATTGAGCCTGTTTTGGGATCATCAGCACCGTAAACTAAAGTACTAATTCGCGCTTGCAAAATTGCCCCTGCACACATAGGACAGGGTTCTAAAGTGACATAGAGGGTGCAACCTGTTAGATGCCAATCTTTTAATATGCGTGAAGCCTCACGAATCGCTACAATCTCAGCATGAGCAGTAGGATCTTGATCACGCTCTTTGCGATTTACTCCTGTGGCGATCGCACTTCCTTGATTATTGACAATAATCGCCCCTACAGGAATTTCTCCCGCATCTCCTGCTTGTTGTGCCAAGGAGATCGCTTGATCCATCCAATTTTGATGAGTTTGTAGGTTTTTCATTACTTTTGGTGAAAAATGTTACATTTACCACCATTTTTTTGCAAAATGGTATTAGCCGTGAATTGAGTACCCTATGTCTTTAGAACCGATTGCTTTAACTACACCACTTTTTTACGTCAACGATCGCCCACATATTGGCAGTGCCTATCCAACGATCGCTGCCGATGCTTTTGCACGGTTCTATCGGCTCAAAGGTCATCCTGTGATGTTTGTGACAGGCACAGATGAGCATGGACAAAAAATTCAGCGCACTGCCGAAAAAAATAATCTATCGCCCCAAGAACATTGCGATCGCACAGTTGCTGAGTTTTATACACTCTGGGAAAAGTTTAATATTCGCTTTGATCGCTTTACGCGCACCACTGCACCAAAACATCAAGCGATCGTGAATGAATTTTTTCAACGGGTCTACGATTCAGGTGACATTTACCTAAATCAGCAAAAGGGTTGGTATTGTGTCGCTTGTGAAGAATTCAAAGAGGAACGGGAACTTCCCACCAGCCATCATTGCCCGATCCATACCAATGTTGTGTGTGAATGGCGCGACGAACCTAACTATTTCTTCCGTCTATCTAAATATCAAGACGCACTCGATCAATTTCACGAAGCTAACCCTGACTTCATTCAGCCTGAAAGCCGCCGCAACGAAGTTCTCGGTTTTATGAAGCAAGGCTTGCAGGACTTTTCGATCTCTCGCGTGAATCTTGACTGGGGATTCCCGATTCCTACCGATCCCACCCATACTATTTATGTTTGGTTCGATGCCTTGCTTGGCTATGTGACGGCTCTGCTTGAGCCTGAGGATGAACCGACCCTAGAAAATGCTCTCAAGAAGTGGTATCCCTTCAATTTGCATATTATTGGTAAAGATATTTTAAGATTTCATGCGATTTATTGGCCAGCGATGCTGATGTCGGCAGGACTAGCTTTACCAAAGCGCGTATTTGGTCATGGTTTGCTAACAAAAGATGGGCTTAAAATGGGCAAGACCTTAGGCAATACGATTGATCCCTATGATCTCGTCGATCGCTTTGGTGCAGATGCCATTCGCTACTATTTCTTAAAAGAAATTGAATTTGGCAAAGATGGTGACTTTAGCGAGGAGAGATTTATCTCAATTGTCAATGCCGATCTTGCTAATAGCCTTGGCAATTTACTCAATCGCAGTCTAGGAATGGCAAACAAATATTGTCAAGGAACTATACCTGCACATGATCCCAGCGATCCCAGTGAGGTCTCAAATTTAATTAAACCAGTGATCGAACAGGCAGCAAATTTAGGCGATCGCGTGGCAATTGATTATCAAAATCTTAATTTTCGAGCTGCTTGCGAAAAAATCTTAGAGTTAATCTGGAATTGCAACAAATTAATTGATGAAACTACACCGTGGAAGCAATTTAAAGCAGGAAAACAAAAGGAAGTTAATGAAACTTTGTATGCTTTATTAGAATCTGTGCGTATCGCTGTTTATTTGCTTTCACCGATTACACCGAGCTTGAGTATTGCTTCCTATCAACAATTAGGCTTAAGTTTTGATGAAACTAACCCGCCTGATTGGAGTCATACAAATTGGGGAATACTACAATCAGGGTTCACCCTTTCCTCACCAACCCCAATATTTCAACGTATTGAAA containing:
- the metG gene encoding methionine--tRNA ligase, whose product is MSLEPIALTTPLFYVNDRPHIGSAYPTIAADAFARFYRLKGHPVMFVTGTDEHGQKIQRTAEKNNLSPQEHCDRTVAEFYTLWEKFNIRFDRFTRTTAPKHQAIVNEFFQRVYDSGDIYLNQQKGWYCVACEEFKEERELPTSHHCPIHTNVVCEWRDEPNYFFRLSKYQDALDQFHEANPDFIQPESRRNEVLGFMKQGLQDFSISRVNLDWGFPIPTDPTHTIYVWFDALLGYVTALLEPEDEPTLENALKKWYPFNLHIIGKDILRFHAIYWPAMLMSAGLALPKRVFGHGLLTKDGLKMGKTLGNTIDPYDLVDRFGADAIRYYFLKEIEFGKDGDFSEERFISIVNADLANSLGNLLNRSLGMANKYCQGTIPAHDPSDPSEVSNLIKPVIEQAANLGDRVAIDYQNLNFRAACEKILELIWNCNKLIDETTPWKQFKAGKQKEVNETLYALLESVRIAVYLLSPITPSLSIASYQQLGLSFDETNPPDWSHTNWGILQSGFTLSSPTPIFQRIEKTGD
- the tadA gene encoding tRNA adenosine(34) deaminase TadA, with the translated sequence MKNLQTHQNWMDQAISLAQQAGDAGEIPVGAIIVNNQGSAIATGVNRKERDQDPTAHAEIVAIREASRILKDWHLTGCTLYVTLEPCPMCAGAILQARISTLVYGADDPKTGSIRTVANLPDSPVSFHNLEAIAGIREQECQELLQAWFQKLRT
- the ilvD gene encoding dihydroxy-acid dehydratase — its product is MSDNRRSRAITEGVQRSPNRAMLRAVGFQDSDFTKPIVGVASAHSTITPCNMGIAPLAIRAEAGIRAANGMPQVFGTITISDGISMGTEGMKYSLVSRDVIADSIETACTGQSMDGVLAIGGCDKNMPGAMIAMARMNIPALFVYGGTIEPGHLDGEDLTVVSSFEAVGQYSAGRIDEVRLNSVERNACPGAGSCGGMYTANTMSSAFEAMGMSLMYSSTMSAVAPEKAANTELAGTVLVNAIRNNLLPRDIITRKSIENAISVVMAVGGSTNAVLHFLAIAHSAGVEWNLDDFERIRERVPVLCDLKPSGKYVATDLHKAGGIPQVMKMLLAHGLLHGDCITITGQTVEELLKDIPAEPRADQDVIRPWDRPMYKQGHLAILRGNLAEEGAVAKISGVKNPIITGPARVFESEEDSLAAILDNKINAGDILVIRYEGPKGGPGMREMLAPTSAIIGAGLGDSVGLITDGRFSGGTYGMVVGHVAPEAYVGGVIALVQEGDSITIDAHQRLIQLNVSEEELATRRANWKAPAPRYTKGVLAKYATLVSTSSKGAVTDLDLFQ
- a CDS encoding Uma2 family endonuclease: MIIAVKPTQQWQQATWQDYEAMRDEENGDRCKLFFDNQRLWLEMGAEGINHARFGDLFAMILAFWAAKFPDVKLSTFGGCQLEKKGRRAIAPDMVVYVGEDAPTWKTGQSRFIDLDNWRSPDLVGEISDTTLAIDLDEKKRLYADLGISEYWVIDVRAYRLFAFKLDETGVYQQCEVSHVLPNLAIALLEQTVELLATKTNTEAAIWFSQQIAAHS